The Peribacillus sp. FSL P2-0133 genome has a segment encoding these proteins:
- a CDS encoding Na+/H+ antiporter subunit A: protein MSLLHWAVLSPFLLAIIVPILYKLFRQIHTGWFVLILPILLFTYFSRFISLTKQGDIIMENATWIPSLGIHVDFYIDGLGLLFALLITGIGSLVVLYSIFYLSKEKEKLNQFYVFLFLFMGAMLGVVLSDNLIVLYSFWEFTSLSSFLLIGYWNERERSRYGAQKSLLITVLGGLSLLGGIILLSIMGNTFSIRELIAQSGELMDHSLFIPTLLLVLLGAFTKSAQFPFHIWLPDAMEAPTPVSAYLHSATMVKAGIYLVARLSPVFAESGLWFWLVSIAGLITLFWGSFSAIRQTDLKGILAFSTISQLGLIMSLLGLGAAALHYESFGENIYLAATVAAVFHLINHATFKGSLFMVAGIIDHETGTRDIRKLGGLMQLMPITFTVAVIGAFSMAGLPPFNGFLSKEMFLASMVNVLELNIFNMETWGVLFPVVAWVASVFTFIYSMIVVLKPFTGKLQLQLLDKKPHEAPVGMLISPIILASLVIVFGIFPNLLSSRIIEPAVASIQPSLTGPDFQVHIAFWHGLNTEVWMTVGIIAFGILLYKTLPKWQKITQWIPERISLNALYDNGVRGLERSASSIMKFLMTGYIRTYLLSIFLFFILSLGFTLYWKDAFKLDTGNFAPIGLYELVLAAIIVIGSIAILFARSRLTSIIILGAVGYAISLFFVLLRAPDLALTQLVIETISVSLFLLCFFHLPLMASRKEERMTFKLNNALISIGVGVIVTLIALSAHSNKLFGSISNYYLENAYKEAGGKNVVNVILVDFRGLDTMFEISVLSIAALGIFAMIKLRLTGGKDKS, encoded by the coding sequence ATGTCTTTACTTCATTGGGCGGTGCTATCACCGTTTCTATTAGCAATTATTGTACCAATATTATACAAACTATTTCGACAAATACATACAGGATGGTTTGTATTGATTTTACCGATTCTCCTTTTCACCTATTTTTCAAGGTTCATTTCCTTGACCAAACAAGGGGATATCATTATGGAAAACGCTACATGGATTCCTTCTCTCGGAATTCATGTTGATTTCTATATAGATGGACTAGGGCTTTTGTTCGCCTTGCTCATTACAGGTATAGGTTCACTCGTCGTTCTGTATTCAATTTTCTATTTATCCAAAGAGAAAGAAAAGCTGAACCAATTTTACGTCTTCCTTTTTCTTTTCATGGGAGCGATGCTTGGAGTCGTCCTATCCGATAATCTAATTGTCCTTTATTCATTTTGGGAATTCACGAGTTTATCATCTTTTCTATTGATAGGATATTGGAATGAAAGGGAGCGTTCACGTTATGGGGCGCAGAAATCCCTGCTGATCACTGTGCTTGGAGGCTTAAGCTTGCTTGGCGGCATCATTCTCCTTTCCATTATGGGGAACACATTCAGTATTCGTGAATTGATTGCCCAAAGCGGGGAACTTATGGACCACTCGCTCTTCATTCCTACACTTTTGCTTGTGCTGCTTGGCGCGTTCACCAAATCCGCACAGTTCCCGTTCCATATCTGGCTTCCTGATGCGATGGAAGCCCCGACACCGGTCAGTGCTTACCTTCATTCCGCCACAATGGTCAAGGCCGGAATTTATTTGGTAGCCCGATTAAGCCCTGTTTTTGCCGAATCAGGATTATGGTTCTGGCTCGTTTCGATCGCCGGATTGATCACCCTGTTCTGGGGCTCATTCTCTGCAATCAGGCAGACTGATTTAAAGGGGATTCTCGCTTTTTCCACCATCAGTCAGCTCGGATTGATCATGTCGCTTTTGGGACTTGGTGCGGCGGCCCTCCACTATGAATCTTTTGGGGAAAATATATACTTGGCAGCCACGGTTGCTGCAGTATTCCACTTGATTAATCATGCAACCTTTAAAGGCAGCCTTTTCATGGTTGCAGGCATCATTGACCATGAAACCGGTACACGTGATATTAGAAAGCTTGGCGGATTGATGCAGCTGATGCCGATCACTTTCACCGTCGCTGTCATAGGTGCTTTTTCAATGGCTGGACTTCCGCCCTTCAATGGTTTTTTGAGCAAGGAAATGTTCTTGGCCAGCATGGTGAATGTATTGGAATTGAATATCTTCAATATGGAGACATGGGGGGTCCTTTTCCCTGTGGTGGCATGGGTAGCCAGTGTATTCACTTTTATATATAGCATGATCGTCGTGCTCAAACCCTTTACAGGCAAACTTCAGTTGCAACTATTGGACAAGAAGCCCCACGAGGCACCGGTCGGGATGCTGATATCACCGATCATCCTTGCTTCGTTGGTCATCGTTTTCGGTATTTTTCCAAACTTGCTATCTTCACGAATCATTGAACCTGCGGTAGCAAGCATACAGCCAAGCTTGACGGGTCCCGATTTCCAGGTCCATATCGCCTTCTGGCATGGATTGAATACTGAAGTATGGATGACCGTCGGCATCATAGCATTTGGAATCCTTTTATACAAAACGCTTCCGAAGTGGCAGAAGATTACTCAGTGGATTCCTGAACGTATCTCCCTGAATGCTTTGTATGATAACGGGGTTAGAGGGCTCGAACGCTCAGCATCTTCCATCATGAAATTTTTAATGACAGGTTATATTCGTACATATTTGCTTTCAATCTTCCTTTTCTTCATTCTTTCATTAGGGTTTACGCTCTATTGGAAGGATGCATTTAAATTGGATACAGGGAATTTTGCCCCGATCGGCCTATATGAATTGGTATTAGCAGCGATCATCGTGATTGGCTCGATCGCCATTCTGTTTGCAAGATCCCGTTTAACTTCCATTATCATCTTAGGAGCGGTCGGTTATGCGATTTCCTTATTTTTCGTTTTGCTGCGGGCACCGGATTTAGCCCTGACTCAACTAGTCATCGAAACGATTTCGGTATCCCTGTTTTTGCTCTGTTTCTTCCACCTTCCGTTAATGGCAAGCAGAAAGGAAGAACGGATGACATTCAAGTTGAATAACGCCTTGATATCCATTGGTGTAGGAGTCATCGTGACATTGATTGCCTTATCGGCACATAGCAATAAACTATTTGGTTCCATATCAAATTACTATCTTGAAAATGCTTATAAGGAAGCAGGCGGAAAAAACGTCGTAAATGTCATTCTCGTAGACTTCCGCGGACTTGATACGATGTTTGAAATCAGTGTCCTTTCCATCGCTGCGCTCGGAATATTCGCGATGATCAAATTGCGTTTGACGGGGGGAAAAGATAAATCATGA
- a CDS encoding Na(+)/H(+) antiporter subunit B, whose translation MKQNDLILQTVTKVAAFVILLFAVAIFLGGHYSPGGGFVGGLMTSAAIVLLLLAFDIKTVTGILPIDYKLMIGSGLFISSLTVAGGLVFGVPLMTHVYHYVDLPLLGHISLHTAVLFDLGVYLVVVGVTMTIIQTIGESE comes from the coding sequence ATGAAGCAAAATGACCTGATTCTACAAACGGTTACGAAAGTCGCCGCCTTTGTTATCCTGCTGTTCGCGGTTGCCATCTTTTTAGGCGGGCATTATTCGCCAGGAGGCGGGTTTGTCGGCGGGTTAATGACTTCAGCCGCCATAGTCCTGCTGTTGCTCGCTTTCGACATTAAGACCGTTACCGGCATCTTGCCGATTGACTATAAGTTAATGATCGGTTCAGGCTTGTTCATATCAAGCCTGACCGTAGCCGGGGGGCTGGTGTTCGGGGTGCCCCTCATGACACATGTTTATCATTATGTTGATTTACCGCTTCTTGGGCACATCTCGCTTCATACCGCGGTACTTTTTGATCTGGGTGTTTATCTTGTGGTTGTTGGTGTAACGATGACCATTATTCAAACGATAGGAGAGAGTGAATAA
- a CDS encoding Na(+)/H(+) antiporter subunit C has protein sequence MELLMAIVIGILFMCATYLMLSKSILRIIIGTGLLSHGAHLLILTMGGLKGGSVPLLSDEAASYVDPLPQALILTAIVISFGVTSFLLVLAYRTYQELGTDDMEEMRGTEANE, from the coding sequence ATGGAACTTTTAATGGCTATTGTCATTGGAATACTATTTATGTGTGCGACATATTTAATGCTTTCCAAAAGCATTTTAAGAATCATAATCGGTACTGGGCTGCTCAGTCACGGCGCCCACCTTTTGATTTTGACGATGGGCGGTTTGAAAGGCGGTTCCGTTCCATTGCTGAGTGATGAAGCAGCATCCTATGTCGATCCGCTTCCGCAAGCGCTTATCTTGACGGCAATCGTCATCAGTTTCGGGGTCACATCATTTCTGCTGGTACTTGCATATCGGACCTACCAGGAACTCGGTACGGATGACATGGAAGAAATGAGAGGTACCGAAGCGAATGAATAA
- a CDS encoding Na+/H+ antiporter subunit D: MNNLTFMPVLWPLFTGIFLIFFAKKIKLQRGISLFSSLMGIAISLYLVFTVHTQGILTLGVGSWDAPFGIVIVADMLSSLLVLTTNIIGLAILLYSFHSIGEERERHYYYPVYQFLLIGVNGAFLTGDLFNLFVFFEVMLMASYVLLVLGGTKIQLRESLKYIIVNVLSSSFFVIMVAYLYSVLGTLNMADISQRIAEVNQPGIVSVIAIGFLIVFGLKGAIFPLFQWLPGSYYAPPIPVMALFGALLTKVGIYSIFRTYTLMFYHDQDFTHTFLAILAILTIIIGVIGAIAYWDVKKIIIYNIIIAVGVILFGISVMNEQALSGSILYIIHDMLIKAALFLLVGIMIKISGSDDLRDMGGLIKQYPAVAWTFFIAAISLAGIPPFSGFAGKLLILQGAAEKGAYFGMAIVLLSSLMVLYSVMKIFMNGFWGTPKADYALTNETVNKMLVPAVLLVIISVLFGVGTESIYPFITQAVDSLMNPEIYNKAVLKE, translated from the coding sequence ATGAATAATCTTACTTTCATGCCTGTTTTATGGCCGCTTTTCACAGGCATCTTTCTCATTTTCTTTGCAAAAAAAATCAAGCTGCAAAGAGGGATATCCCTTTTTTCCTCTCTTATGGGAATTGCGATTTCCCTTTATTTGGTGTTTACGGTCCATACTCAAGGGATCTTGACTTTAGGTGTCGGCAGCTGGGATGCGCCATTCGGGATCGTGATCGTCGCAGACATGCTTTCTTCACTGCTCGTACTGACCACAAATATCATAGGATTGGCCATACTGCTTTACTCGTTTCACTCCATAGGGGAGGAACGTGAAAGACATTATTATTATCCTGTTTATCAATTTTTGCTGATTGGTGTAAACGGTGCCTTCCTTACGGGGGATCTTTTCAATCTATTTGTTTTCTTCGAAGTCATGCTGATGGCTTCCTACGTGCTGCTTGTACTGGGAGGGACGAAAATTCAGCTGAGGGAATCATTGAAGTATATCATCGTCAATGTGCTTTCCTCTTCCTTTTTCGTCATCATGGTGGCGTACCTTTATTCAGTTCTAGGAACATTGAACATGGCGGACATCAGCCAGAGGATAGCGGAGGTCAACCAGCCTGGAATCGTCTCGGTGATAGCAATTGGCTTTTTGATCGTATTCGGTTTGAAGGGAGCCATTTTCCCGCTCTTCCAATGGCTGCCTGGGTCTTATTATGCTCCACCCATTCCCGTGATGGCCCTATTCGGTGCATTGCTGACAAAGGTCGGGATCTACTCTATTTTCAGGACCTATACACTCATGTTTTATCATGACCAGGATTTCACCCATACTTTCCTTGCGATACTTGCCATCTTGACCATCATCATCGGTGTCATTGGTGCGATAGCCTATTGGGATGTAAAAAAAATCATCATTTACAATATCATCATCGCCGTCGGAGTTATCCTGTTCGGCATCTCCGTCATGAATGAACAGGCCTTATCAGGCTCCATTCTGTATATCATTCATGACATGCTGATCAAGGCTGCACTCTTCCTGCTTGTTGGCATTATGATCAAAATCAGCGGATCGGATGATTTACGGGACATGGGCGGCTTGATCAAGCAATACCCGGCCGTTGCATGGACCTTCTTCATAGCTGCCATATCATTGGCGGGTATACCGCCGTTCAGCGGTTTTGCCGGCAAGCTCCTGATTCTTCAGGGAGCTGCCGAAAAAGGGGCCTACTTTGGAATGGCCATTGTCTTACTTTCAAGTTTGATGGTCCTATATTCCGTCATGAAAATATTCATGAATGGCTTTTGGGGAACTCCGAAAGCTGATTATGCCTTAACTAATGAAACGGTTAATAAAATGCTGGTCCCTGCCGTCCTACTTGTTATCATTTCCGTTTTATTCGGAGTGGGAACTGAATCGATTTACCCATTCATTACACAAGCAGTGGATTCATTAATGAATCCCGAAATCTATAACAAAGCGGTTTTAAAGGAGTAG
- a CDS encoding Na+/H+ antiporter subunit E gives MSFQILLNVFLAVIWMFLKNEFNGSTFIIGYMLGLGIMFVFRHFFNERFYLKRVNAVVLLLLIFARELILSNISVLKAVLKPSLDIRPGIFAFETVLTKDWEITILSNLITLTPGTLVVEVSEDNRILYIHAMDIADKDEAVDSIKNTFEKAIMEVSK, from the coding sequence ATGTCATTCCAAATTTTACTGAATGTGTTCCTTGCGGTTATCTGGATGTTTTTGAAAAATGAGTTTAACGGGAGCACTTTTATCATCGGATATATGTTGGGGCTCGGCATCATGTTCGTCTTCCGTCATTTTTTCAATGAACGTTTTTACTTGAAAAGGGTGAATGCCGTCGTTCTATTGCTGCTCATATTCGCAAGGGAACTCATACTTTCTAACATTAGCGTCCTTAAGGCCGTGCTTAAACCGAGCCTGGATATAAGACCTGGCATATTCGCATTTGAAACCGTGCTGACCAAGGATTGGGAAATTACGATACTATCGAATTTAATTACGTTGACACCAGGAACACTTGTCGTTGAAGTATCGGAAGATAATCGGATTCTTTATATCCATGCGATGGATATTGCCGACAAAGATGAGGCTGTGGACAGCATTAAAAATACATTTGAAAAAGCGATTATGGAGGTGAGCAAATAA
- a CDS encoding Na(+)/H(+) antiporter subunit F1 translates to MFDLMLKIALLGVSLSMVGFLYRLIKGPSVPDRVVALDAMGINLIAIVALASIVMDTSAYLEAILLLGILSFIGTVAFAKFLERGEIIEDDRNR, encoded by the coding sequence ATGTTCGATTTAATGCTTAAAATCGCGCTGCTCGGTGTTTCGCTTTCCATGGTTGGATTCTTATACCGTTTAATCAAAGGGCCTTCCGTACCGGATCGGGTCGTCGCACTCGATGCGATGGGAATCAATCTTATCGCAATCGTTGCACTTGCCTCCATTGTCATGGATACAAGTGCATATCTGGAAGCCATTCTTCTGCTCGGAATCCTATCATTCATCGGAACGGTCGCTTTCGCCAAATTCCTTGAGAGAGGGGAGATTATCGAAGATGACCGCAATCGTTGA
- the mnhG gene encoding monovalent cation/H(+) antiporter subunit G: MTAIVEILSALFILMGVFLFLVSAFGIIRLPDVYTRNHAASKCSTLGIMFILIGTLLYFYYKHSHFDFRVVLAIIFIFMTGPVAGHLINRSAYHSGVKMWDRSVQDDLKKTR; encoded by the coding sequence ATGACCGCAATCGTTGAAATCCTATCGGCCCTATTCATTTTAATGGGAGTCTTTCTCTTTTTAGTCTCGGCATTCGGTATCATCCGGCTGCCCGACGTCTATACAAGAAATCACGCTGCCTCAAAATGCTCGACACTTGGGATCATGTTCATCCTGATCGGCACCTTGTTATATTTTTACTATAAACATAGCCATTTCGATTTCCGGGTCGTGCTCGCGATCATCTTTATCTTCATGACCGGCCCTGTAGCCGGGCATTTAATCAATCGCTCGGCATATCATTCTGGCGTGAAGATGTGGGATCGGAGTGTCCAGGATGATTTAAAGAAAACCCGTTGA
- a CDS encoding MOSC N-terminal beta barrel domain-containing protein, with translation MLVGHIQEITRHPVKSFTGEQVQKTRVMDYGLYGDRSHAFKDKNGKFLTITQVPEMVRYQAAFSGEETLDQYPEIKVKTPTGQVLTWGGEAFHEEMERLLNQEATTIVYPPGHIPLGAIEEENILLVSDASIGELTKLWGKELDGRRFRQNLVLSLVNKTPFLEEQWFGKRILIGNEVELEIKRYCERCMIITVDPSDSQRDPTLLKTVVKERNNHFGVYASVIKTGEIRVGDQVFLKD, from the coding sequence ATGCTGGTTGGACATATACAAGAAATCACTCGTCATCCTGTAAAATCATTCACTGGTGAACAGGTACAGAAAACGAGGGTGATGGATTATGGACTATATGGAGATCGCAGTCATGCTTTTAAAGATAAAAATGGGAAATTCCTTACGATAACCCAAGTCCCGGAAATGGTCCGTTATCAAGCTGCTTTTTCTGGTGAGGAAACCCTTGACCAATATCCGGAAATCAAGGTGAAGACCCCAACAGGACAGGTGCTGACATGGGGAGGGGAAGCCTTTCATGAGGAAATGGAGCGGTTATTAAACCAGGAGGCTACCACCATTGTTTATCCGCCTGGACATATCCCATTGGGGGCGATTGAAGAAGAAAACATCCTGCTTGTCAGTGATGCCTCGATTGGCGAATTGACAAAGCTTTGGGGAAAAGAACTCGATGGCAGGAGATTCAGGCAAAATTTGGTGCTATCTTTAGTGAACAAAACACCCTTTTTAGAAGAGCAATGGTTCGGAAAAAGGATTCTAATCGGAAATGAAGTGGAATTGGAGATCAAAAGGTATTGTGAGCGTTGTATGATCATAACGGTCGATCCAAGCGATTCCCAGAGAGATCCAACTCTCCTGAAAACTGTCGTCAAGGAAAGGAATAATCATTTTGGCGTATATGCCTCGGTCATCAAAACAGGTGAAATCAGAGTGGGCGACCAGGTATTTTTAAAGGATTGA
- a CDS encoding hotdog fold thioesterase, with product MERNIEKSLIGTLGIEMKEVGDGKVIATMPVDERTRQPYGLLHGGASVALAESVASFGGMQLVDSTKQAVVGLEINANHVRGVRSGFVTAEGNIIHRGRTTMVWDVKIHDEEDHLICVSRCTLAVIDLPKPK from the coding sequence ATGGAGAGAAATATTGAAAAGTCATTGATAGGCACGCTTGGGATAGAAATGAAAGAAGTCGGTGATGGGAAAGTCATTGCGACGATGCCTGTGGATGAACGAACTAGGCAGCCGTATGGTTTATTGCATGGGGGAGCTTCTGTTGCCCTTGCGGAATCTGTTGCAAGTTTTGGCGGCATGCAGCTGGTGGATAGTACAAAACAAGCTGTCGTCGGCCTTGAAATCAATGCCAATCATGTAAGGGGCGTCCGTTCCGGTTTTGTTACCGCAGAAGGGAACATCATCCATCGCGGGAGGACGACGATGGTATGGGATGTGAAAATCCATGATGAAGAGGATCATCTTATCTGCGTTTCACGCTGTACATTGGCCGTTATCGACTTACCAAAGCCAAAGTGA
- a CDS encoding HAD family acid phosphatase, whose translation MKFGFDIDDTLINLREFAFHLYNEKLNTNIEITKFRALKTLEIHEAFGLDKEAGGKMWNSLAEEVYYSSCPAFEGAVETLQELERDGHEIYYITARKAEHGERTKKWLIENGFPVKDDHFYCGMKDHEKIDTIRKLELDYYFDDKPAVLETLLDIPTKVYAIDNSYNRELDIPRLTSWLELKEILSK comes from the coding sequence ATGAAATTCGGTTTTGATATTGACGATACCCTTATTAACTTGAGGGAGTTCGCGTTTCATCTTTATAATGAAAAGCTTAATACGAACATAGAGATAACGAAATTCAGAGCTTTAAAGACGTTGGAGATCCATGAAGCTTTCGGGCTTGATAAAGAGGCTGGGGGCAAGATGTGGAACAGCCTTGCCGAGGAAGTGTATTATTCATCCTGTCCAGCCTTCGAGGGCGCAGTGGAAACGCTGCAGGAGCTTGAACGCGATGGTCATGAAATCTATTACATCACCGCCAGAAAAGCGGAGCATGGTGAACGGACGAAAAAATGGCTGATTGAAAACGGCTTTCCGGTTAAGGATGACCATTTTTACTGCGGTATGAAGGATCATGAAAAAATTGATACGATCCGCAAATTGGAATTGGATTATTATTTTGATGATAAACCGGCAGTGCTGGAAACTTTATTGGATATTCCAACGAAAGTGTATGCAATTGATAACTCCTATAACAGGGAATTGGATATTCCAAGGCTGACAAGCTGGCTTGAATTAAAAGAAATCCTCTCCAAATAA
- a CDS encoding FAD-dependent monooxygenase, with product MLVKSDVCIVGSGPGGALLAYLLAKQDISVVLLERHSEVSREFRGEFLNDEGEGILKKHGLFESVERLGLLRMEQIEYWNDGQLFKRIFPDWPVDHVGIHVPQNHLLTAILNEAEKLDSFQLMMNTRVTDLIQNEMGRFTGVKARNGGNDLEVQSSLIIGADGRFSIVRKKAGIPVEIKNHGYDLLWAKIPAPEGWKPSIKMALVNGSQVALFTQAGGFIQIGWNIEHGSFPHLRKQHFDPFIEDLLLSFPELKKVVSENIRSWHDFILLDVYSSYCETWTKDGVALLGDAAHTMTPTGAFGLNCAMKDADILAELISGCILQGDTGFLGLKMAEPKRKAEIERLQAIQVDKEVSFASQFAAAYV from the coding sequence ATGTTGGTTAAATCAGATGTATGCATAGTAGGTTCAGGACCTGGAGGAGCCCTGCTGGCCTACCTATTGGCCAAGCAGGACATTTCAGTCGTATTGCTTGAGAGGCATTCTGAAGTTTCAAGGGAGTTCAGGGGCGAGTTCTTGAACGATGAAGGAGAGGGCATTCTTAAAAAGCACGGTTTATTCGAGAGTGTGGAAAGACTAGGCTTGCTTAGGATGGAACAAATTGAATATTGGAATGACGGCCAATTATTCAAAAGGATTTTCCCTGATTGGCCTGTCGATCATGTTGGGATACATGTCCCTCAAAATCATCTGCTTACAGCTATATTGAATGAAGCTGAAAAGCTGGACTCTTTTCAATTGATGATGAATACGAGGGTTACGGACTTGATACAAAATGAAATGGGCCGTTTTACGGGTGTCAAGGCTCGAAATGGCGGAAATGACCTGGAAGTGCAAAGTTCATTGATAATCGGAGCGGACGGCAGATTTTCCATCGTTCGAAAAAAAGCGGGAATTCCAGTGGAGATTAAAAATCATGGTTATGATTTACTGTGGGCAAAAATTCCAGCTCCAGAGGGATGGAAGCCTTCGATCAAGATGGCATTGGTCAATGGCTCACAGGTTGCCCTCTTCACTCAGGCTGGAGGTTTCATCCAAATTGGCTGGAATATAGAACATGGTTCGTTTCCCCATTTGCGAAAACAGCATTTTGATCCGTTCATTGAAGATTTGCTTTTATCCTTTCCTGAATTAAAAAAGGTTGTGAGTGAAAATATCCGCTCTTGGCATGACTTCATTTTATTGGATGTTTACAGCAGCTATTGTGAAACATGGACAAAGGATGGCGTTGCTTTATTAGGTGATGCAGCCCATACGATGACACCTACAGGTGCGTTCGGACTCAATTGTGCCATGAAGGATGCCGATATATTAGCCGAGCTTATTTCTGGATGCATCCTGCAGGGGGATACTGGTTTCCTGGGGCTAAAAATGGCTGAGCCAAAAAGAAAAGCCGAAATTGAAAGATTACAGGCCATTCAGGTGGACAAGGAAGTTTCCTTCGCATCACAGTTTGCCGCCGCTTATGTTTAA
- the ribD gene encoding bifunctional diaminohydroxyphosphoribosylaminopyrimidine deaminase/5-amino-6-(5-phosphoribosylamino)uracil reductase RibD, translating to MNDDQYYMKLALDLAASAKGKTNPNPVVGAVIVKDGVIAGTGIHRKAGEPHAEVHAFKMAGEYAEGATLYVTLEPCSHYGKTPPCANLVKESGVRRVVVATQDPNPEVAGRGISIIKDAGIEVEVGILEKEAQRLNERFIHNMLTNRPFVISKYAMTLDGKLATHTGHSKWITGEQSRHSVHLLRDEVDAILVGIGTVLADDPSLTTRLPEGGGKNPIRIILDSELRVPLDANVVQVSDAKTLIVTHENASADKMDILREKGIEFIFVPKNETGLNLRVLMEELYKKGITDVLLEGGSEVNASFLREGLIDKYLIYIAPKLLGGRNSLTPYTGMNVDTMDEAMDVFFSGVETFGEDIRITAYPK from the coding sequence ATGAATGATGATCAATATTACATGAAGCTGGCACTGGATTTGGCGGCCAGTGCAAAAGGAAAGACGAATCCGAATCCAGTGGTCGGTGCAGTCATAGTCAAAGACGGTGTGATAGCCGGGACAGGGATCCACCGTAAAGCCGGTGAACCGCATGCGGAAGTACATGCATTCAAAATGGCGGGTGAGTATGCAGAAGGTGCAACGCTATATGTGACTCTTGAGCCTTGTTCGCATTATGGAAAGACACCCCCTTGTGCAAATTTGGTGAAAGAATCAGGTGTGCGGCGAGTTGTGGTGGCTACTCAAGATCCGAATCCGGAAGTAGCCGGCAGAGGGATATCGATCATCAAGGATGCGGGCATTGAAGTGGAAGTTGGCATCCTGGAAAAGGAAGCTCAAAGGCTGAATGAGCGTTTCATTCACAATATGCTGACGAATCGGCCCTTTGTCATATCGAAGTATGCGATGACGCTCGATGGAAAACTTGCAACCCACACAGGCCATTCAAAATGGATAACAGGGGAACAATCACGTCATTCTGTTCATTTGCTGCGTGATGAGGTGGATGCCATTCTTGTTGGTATCGGGACTGTATTGGCCGATGATCCATCACTGACGACCAGACTTCCGGAAGGCGGAGGGAAAAATCCGATCCGGATCATTTTAGACAGTGAATTACGTGTTCCCTTGGATGCCAATGTTGTACAAGTATCAGATGCGAAAACCTTGATCGTAACGCATGAAAATGCATCCGCGGATAAAATGGACATTTTACGTGAAAAAGGGATCGAATTCATTTTCGTCCCTAAAAACGAGACTGGACTGAATCTAAGGGTTTTGATGGAAGAACTATATAAAAAAGGGATTACGGATGTCTTGCTGGAAGGCGGAAGCGAAGTGAATGCCTCTTTCCTTAGGGAAGGGCTCATCGATAAGTACTTGATTTATATAGCTCCTAAACTATTGGGCGGAAGAAACTCACTAACACCGTATACTGGAATGAATGTTGATACGATGGATGAAGCGATGGATGTTTTCTTCTCTGGCGTGGAAACATTTGGTGAGGACATACGCATCACGGCTTATCCTAAATAA
- a CDS encoding GTP cyclohydrolase II: MKITEETKNLLIDKMNIIKTPGKADICLVGPVNLPVEQGDFSTVFQWYTWLQLDGADNDKEAVLDSLSEANLAFGQQSSVLVYGDFKNSEDALVRMHSICHTGDIFGSKRCDCGYQLHQSMKMIAEHGCGAIFYLADHEGRGIGLFSKSLAYLLQQEGYDTVEANEALGFEDDTRSYEGAIRVLSELREDPVTLITNNPKKLDALMKHGLAAKDHIPLWGGLTEDNSFYLDTKVKKSGHIPQKKPTLIV; encoded by the coding sequence ATGAAAATAACCGAGGAAACAAAAAACCTTTTAATAGATAAAATGAATATCATCAAAACTCCGGGAAAAGCTGATATATGCCTTGTGGGGCCTGTGAACCTGCCTGTTGAACAAGGAGATTTCTCAACGGTTTTCCAATGGTATACATGGCTTCAGCTTGACGGCGCGGATAATGACAAGGAAGCGGTGCTTGATTCGCTTTCGGAAGCCAATCTCGCTTTTGGACAGCAATCCTCCGTATTGGTGTATGGAGATTTTAAAAATTCCGAGGATGCACTTGTCCGGATGCATAGCATCTGTCACACGGGTGATATCTTCGGCAGTAAACGCTGTGATTGCGGCTACCAGCTCCACCAATCGATGAAGATGATAGCCGAGCATGGGTGCGGGGCCATCTTTTACCTTGCGGACCATGAAGGAAGAGGGATCGGCCTGTTTTCCAAGTCTCTTGCCTATTTGCTTCAGCAGGAGGGTTATGACACGGTCGAGGCGAATGAGGCTTTAGGATTCGAAGATGATACGCGATCTTACGAGGGAGCCATTCGAGTGCTGAGCGAACTGCGCGAGGATCCGGTGACTTTAATCACGAACAACCCGAAAAAGCTGGACGCCCTCATGAAGCATGGACTTGCGGCAAAGGACCATATTCCGCTTTGGGGCGGTTTGACGGAAGATAATAGTTTCTATCTGGATACAAAAGTTAAGAAGTCTGGACATATCCCCCAAAAGAAGCCAACTTTGATTGTATAA